The Columba livia isolate bColLiv1 breed racing homer chromosome 13, bColLiv1.pat.W.v2, whole genome shotgun sequence genome has a segment encoding these proteins:
- the PIEZO1 gene encoding piezo-type mechanosensitive ion channel component 1 isoform X1 gives MERRALCAGIYWLLLPLALLAACLFRFNVLSLVYLLFLLLLPWFPGPSQHGAGGHTGRLLKALLGTSILFLLAHFVFQICLYTLPILDQLLGPSCSTWEVLARHIGVTRLDLNDIPNSVRLVAPDVGILLVSSLCLCLCRRLVPKASAAARSHRPESLEPLERGEEEDVEWHSGMADGDTPLSARLRVTAHWLLWAAGKSLAVLLLALAGITLPSASSSIYYLLFVGLCTWWACHLPASRLAFDTLCVLVGVYAACHLLCLYAYQAPFVQGVFPPPTIWARVFGFKDIILYRNCSQPNALVLNTHHPWPVYANPGILLLLYYTVATLVKLRRRDARRTTAPAQPQARRPERELVELESWPKDTDGVAEDTKPMLSPSTGKPEAENCTVHVMGNSPRPGRSRPAERLPLQSLSHVIMKQSYVCALIAMMVWSITYHSWLTFVLLLWACLIWTVRSRQHFAMLCSPFLLLYGVALCSLQYVWAMDLTPELPTRLGFLSLEQLGLVHPKYPCLDLGAKLLLTLTFWLLLRQFVKEKLLTRRCPTTPLLEVTISDSEPSRHRDVLKALGVLVRDFYAKYWICVCAGMFIVVSFAGRLVVYKIVYMLLFLLCLTLFQVYYSLWRKVLKGFWWLVVAYTMLVLIAIYTFQFEDFPMYWRNLTGLTNEQLGDLGLEQFSVSELFSSTLIPGFFLLACILQLHYFHRPFMHITDLEHVSAATPPPCHIPRPEELHGSRLLRDAAAAESTAMSDPDTVSQGPTKWGLVLERLIVLGWTFSDMLTRGQVFVGRLLELHVLKLVALYTIWVALQEVSVMNFLLVLLWTFAMPYCRFRHMASCLSTVWTCIIIVCKMLYQLKIVNPSEYSSNCTQPQLNATNLNPEELGNSTLYRGPVDPANWFGIRKGYPNLGYIQNHLLVLLLLVFEAVVYRRQEYYRKQHQLVAPVTETIFDDISREHLDHGLGSCAKYFLNYFYYKFGLEICFLMMVNVIGQRMNFMVILHGCWLVVILTRRRRAAIASLWPKYCLFLVIFLIYQYLLCVGIPPGLCMDYPWRWSRALPINSALIKWLYLPDFFVPPKSTNLINDFVLLLCASQQWRVFEAERCEEWLRAAGKNTDRLDLERDPHNPTPNFIHCRSYLDMAKVVIFRYLFWFVLVVVFITGATRISLFGLGYLLACFYLLLFGTAMLRKPVRARLVLWDCLILYNITVIISKNMLSLLSCVFVQQMQSNFCWVIQLFSLVCTVKGYYDPKVMGKDHDCSLPVEEAGIIWDSICFFFLLLQRRVFLSYYFLHVMLDLQASALQASRGVALFKASTLKRMRFHRQAEKKSLAQLKRQMERIRAKQEKYRQERLPRGSREGQDETETAPGDLVEPSRQSERWWRPWLDHAAVLHSGDYFLFESDSEEEEEAAVPLPEEPRPNKQSAFQIAYQAWVTNTRTALQQQEQQEQLEPPAAEVAAGDSSRTEEQLEAPEEAEGQVEEEEGSERGNVVQRALSTLRFLWVLCRAMVDGLTQWLDTCTREHTDMSTVLRLERYVLTRRLATGEDMHRGVLDELYLPPEEEPPEEPSTGGSGVVDPQNSIASSGHQEAIPPLAECPLPPSNQEQVTPWGSQEDVDGSRELLAQPQNRSRTASELLLSRRLYFPELEESEQFYQSHNRFLKLLLAGYRCVAAHSELLCYFIIILNNMVTASVISLFLPILVFLWAMLSIPRPSKRFWMTAIIFTEVMVVVKYLFQFGFFPWNSYAMLVRNEGKPFFPPRILGLEKSNRYIKYDLAQLLALFFHRSLLLSYGLWDHEEDPFPKKKAEVERTEDEEEEEERREEAPSPLLPGAEEGMEVLAEPETSGTAVGPEPEHDTVGQEEVAEATQLRFRRKRRQGRKQLEVALEEGDGEGELEEEEEQEEKEAKQSHAQRKLKAFGLQVKLFFLTTAQNMYQPVRGFFRDILHTQQRAATDVYAFMFLADVVDFIIIIFGFWAFGKHSAATDIASSLSDDQVPEAFLVMLLIQFTTMVIDRALYLRKTVLGKLIFQVILVFSIHLWMFFILPAVTERLFSLNTVAQLWYFVKCIYFSLSAYQIRCGYPTRILGNFLTKKYNHLNLFLFQGFRLVPFLVELRAVMDWVWTDTTLSLSNWMCVEDIYANVFIIKCSRETEKKYPQPKGQKKKKIVKYGMGGLIILFLVAIIWFPLLFMSLVRSVVGVVNHPIDVTVTLKLGGYEPLFTTSAQQQSIQPFTPHDYEALTHQFEQQPVAMQFITLYGYEDIVTARIEGSSGALWSISPPSREQMRRELQNGSSDITIRLTWTFQRDLGKGGTVEHTFDKHSTDLEPGAPQRMELAQLLQGTRNTPVQVPKLFPKYIRAPNGPEAPPVKQLLPDGEDSYLDVEVQLKRERMGPGRGGNSFLEWWVVRLKEAPPDDGHILPMVIFNDKVSPPSLGFLAGYGIMGLYVSIVLVIGKFVRGFFSEISHSIMFEELPCVDRILKLCQDIFLVRETGELELEEELYAKLIFLYRSPETMIKWTREKE, from the exons ggggaagaggaggatgtgGAATGGCACAGTGGCATGGCTGATGGGGACACGCCACTCAGCGCCAGGCTGCGGGTGACGGCGCACTGGCTGCTCTGGGCGGCTGGGAAGAGTCTGGCTGTCCTACTTCTGGCCTTGGCTG GGATCACCTTGCCCTCCGCCTCCTCCAGCATCTACTACCTGCTCTTCGTGGGGCTGTGCACGTGGTGGGCCTGTCACCTCCCCGCCAGCCGCCTGGCCTTCGACACCCTCTGTGTCCTGGTTGGTGTCTACGCCGCctgtcacctcctctgcctTTATGCCTACCAGGCACCCTTCGTCCAGGGGGTCTTCCCGCCCCCCACAATCTGGGCACG GGTGTTTGGCTTCAAGGACATCATCCTGTACCGCAACTGCTCGCAGCCCAACGCCCTGGTGCTCAACACCCACCACCCCTGGCCTGTCTATGCCAACCCTGGCATCCTGCTCCTGCTCTACTATACCGTGGCCACCCTGGTGAAGCTGCGCCGCCGGGatgccagg AGAACCACGGCACCGGCACAGCCGCAGGCCAGGCGGCCGgagagggagctggtggagctggagagCTGGCCCAAGGACACGGATGGCGTGGCTGAGGACACCAAG CCCATGCTGTCCCCCAGCACCGGGAAGCCGGAGGCCGAGAACTGCACTGTCCACGTCATGGGCAACTCACCACGGCCGG GCAGGAGTCGTCCGGCGGAGCGGCTGCCCCTGCAGTCCCTGAGCCACGTCATCATGAAGCAGAGCTATGTCTGCGCCCTCATCGCCATGATG GTGTGGAGCATCACGTACCACAGCTGGCTGacctttgtgctgctgctctgggcatGTCTGATCTGGACGGTGCGAAGCCGGCAGCACTTCGCCATGCTCTGCTCACCCTTCCTCCTGCTCTACGGCGTCGCACTCTGCAGCCTGCAGTACGTCTGGGCCATGGACCTGACCCCCGAGCTGCCCACCCGCCTCGGCTTCCTCAGTCTtgagcagctggggctggtgcACCCCAAATATCCGTGCTTGGACCTGGGGGCGAAG CTCCTGCTCACCCTCAccttctggctgctgctgcggcAGTTTGTTAAGGAGAAGTTGCTAACGAGGAGGTGCCCAACCACCCCGCTCCTGGAGGTGACCATCTCAGATTCAG AGCCCAGCCGGCACCGGGACGTGCTGAAGGCGCTGGGTGTCCTGGTGCGGGATTTTTACGCCAAATACTGGATCTGCGTCTGCGCTGGCATGTTCATTGTGGTGAGCTTCGCCGGCCGCCTCGTCGTCTACAAGATCGTCTACATGttgctcttcctcctctgcctcaCCCTCTTCCAG GTGTACTACAGCCTGTGGCGCAAGGTGCTGAAGGGCTTTTGGTGGCTGGTGGTGGCGTACACCATGCTGGTGCTCATCGCCATCTACACCTTCCAGTTCGAGGACTTCCCCATGTACTGGAGGAACCTGACGGGTCTCACCAACGAACA GCTGGGCGACCTGGGCCTGGAGCAGTTCAGCGTCTCCGAGCTCTTCTCCAGCACCCTCATCCCGGGCTTCTTCCTCCTGGCCTGCATCCTCCAGCTGCATTACTTCCACCGTCCCTTCATGCACATCACTGACCTGGAGCACGTCTCTGCTGCCACCCCGCCACCCTGCCACATCCCCAG GCCTGAGGAGCTGCATGGGAGCCGGCTGCTGCGGGATGCGGCTGCTGCCGAGAGCACTGCGATGAGCGACCCGGACACCGTGTCACAGG GGCCCACCAAGTGGGGGCTGGTGCTGGAGCGCCTGATCGTGCTGGGCTGGACCTTCTCGGACATGCTGACCCGCGGGCAGGTCTTTGTGGGGCGGCTGCTGGAGCTCCATGTCCTCAAGCTGGTGGCTCTCTACACCATCTGGGTGGCCCTGCAGGAG GTATCGGTGATGAACTTCTTGCTGGTGCTCCTGTGGACCTTTGCCATGCCCTACTGCCGCTTCCGCCACATGGCCTCCTGCCTCTCCACCGTCTGGACCTGCATAATCATTGTGTGCAAGATGCTCTACCAGCTCAAGATCGTCAACCCTAGCGAGTACTCCAGCAACTGCACCCAG ccccagctcaaTGCCACTAACTTGAACCCAGAGGAACTGGGCAACTCCACGTTGTACCGTGGCCCCGTGGACCCTGCCAATTGGTTCGGCATCCGCAAGGGTTACCCCAACCTGGGCTACATCCAG AACcacctgctggtgctgctgctgctggtgttcGAGGCAGTGGTGTACCGGCGTCAGGAGTATTACCGCAAGCAACACCAGCTGGTGGCTCCCGTCACCGAGACCATCTTTGATGACATCTCCCGCGAGCACCTCGACCACGGCCTGGGCAGCTGCGCCAAATACTTCCTCAACTACTTCTACTACAAATTTGGCTTGGAG ATCTGCTTCCTGATGATGGTGAATGTGATCGGGCAGCGGATGAACTTCATGGTGATCCTGCATGGCTGCTGGCTGGTTGTCATTCTGACACGACGGCGGCGAGCAGCCATCGCCAGCCTCTGGCCCAAGTACTGCCTCTTCCTCGTCATCTTCCTCATCTACCAGTACCTGCTGTGTGTGGGCATCCCACCCGGCCTCTGCATGG ACTATCCATGGCGCTGGAGCCGGGCCCTCCCCATCAACTCGGCGCTCATCAAGTGGCTCTACCTGCCTGACTTCTTCGTTCCCCCCAAATCTACTAACCTTATCA ATGACTtcgtgctgctgctgtgtgcatCCCAGCAATGGCGTGTGTTCGAGGCCGAGCGCTGCGAGGAGTGGCTGCGAGCAGCTGGCAAGAACACCGACCGGCTGGACCTGGAGCGGGACCCCCACAACCCCACCCCCAACTTCATCCACTGCCG GTCCTACCTGGACATGGCCAAGGTGGTGATTTTCCGATACCTCTTCTGGTTCGTCCTGGTGGTGGTTTTCATCACTGGGGCCACCCGCATCAGCCTCTTTGGCCTCGGCTACCTGCTGGCCTGCTTCTACCTCCTCCTCTTTGGCACTGCCATGCTGCGCAAGCCAGTGCGGGCTCGCCTGGTGCTCTGGGACTGCCTCATCCTCTACAACATCACAGTCATCATCTCCAAAAACATGCTGTCG ctcctctcctgtgTCTTCGTGCAGCAGATGCAGAGCAACTTCTGCTGGGTCATCCAGCTCTTCAGCCTCGTCTGCACTGTCAAGGGCTACTATGACC CTAAGGTGATGGGCAAGGACCACGACTGCTCACTGCCTGTGGAGGAGGCGGGCATCATCTGGGACAGCATctgcttcttcttcctcctcctccagcgcCGTGTCTTCCTCAGCTACTACTTCTTGCACGTCATGCTGGACCTCCAGGCATCTGCCCTGCAAGCTTCCAG GGGGGTCGCGCTGTTCAAGGCCAGCACCTTGAAGAGGATGCGCTTCCACCGGCAAGCCGAGAAGAAGTCACTGGCCCAGCTGAAGCGGCA GATGGAGCGGATCCGAGCCAAGCAGGAGAAATACCGCCAGGAGCGGCTGCCCCGGGGCTCCAGAGAGGGACAGGATGAGACCGAGACAG CGCCTGGTGACCTGGTGGAGCCGTCACGGCAGAGCGAACGATGGTGGCGGCCATGGTTGGACCACGCCGCAG TGCTGCACTCAGGCGATTACTTCCTCTTCGAGTCGGacagcgaggaggaggaggaggcggcggtgCCGTTGCCAGAGGAGCCGCGGCCAAACAAGCAAAGTGCCTTTCAG ATCGCCTACCAAGCCTGGGTGACCAACACCAGGACagcgctgcagcagcaggagcagcaggagcagctggagccgCCCGCTGCTGAGGTGGCTGCAG gagacagcagcaggacagaggaGCAGTTGGAGGCACCTGAAGAGGCTGAAGgccaggtggaggaggaggaaggctctG AGCGCGGCAACGTGGTGCAGCGGGCGCTGAGCACCCTGCGGTTCCTGTGGGTGCTGTGCCGGGCCATGGTGGACGGGCTGACTCAGTGGCTGGACACCTGCACCCGGGAGCACACTGACATGTCCACTGTCCTGCGCCTTGAGAGATATGTCCTCACACGCCGCCTGGCCACT GGAGAGGACATGCACCGTGGGGTCCTGGATGAGCTCTACCTGCCGCCGGAGGAGGAGCCCCCCGAAGAGCCAAGCACAGGGGGGTCTGGTGTTGTGGACCCCCAAAACAGCATCGCTTCCAG cGGGCACCAAGAAGCCATCCCCCCCCTGGCGGAATGCCCACTGCCCCCCAGCAACCAGGAGCAGGTGACACCCTGGGGGTCCCAGGAGGATGTGGACGGGTCTCGGGAGCTGTTGGCCCAGCCCCAGAACCGCAGCCGGACGGCCAGCGAGCTCCTCCTCAGCAG gcGCTTGTACTTCCCTGAGCTGGAGGAGTCGGAGCAGTTTTATCAGTCCCACAACCGGttcctgaagctgctgctggccgGGTACCGCTGCGTGGCCGCACACTCCGAGCTGCTCTGCTACTTCATCATCATCCTTAACAACATGGTCACTGCCTCCgtcatctccctcttcctccccatccttgTCTTCCTCTGGGCCATGCTCTCCATCCCCCGGCCCAGCAAGCGCTTCTGGATGACGGCCATCATCTTCACCGAG GTGATGGTGGTGGTGAAATACCTCTTCCAGTTCGGGTTCTTCCCCTGGAACAGTTACGCCATGCTGGTGCGCAACGAGGGCAAGCCCTTCTTCCCACCCCGCATCCTGGGCTTGGAGAAGAGCAACCGCTACATCAAGTACGACCTGGCCCAGCTCCTGGCGCTCTTCTTCCACCGCTCCCTGCTGCTG TCCTACGGGCTGTGGGACCATGAGGAGGACCCCTTCCCCAAGAAGAAGGCAGAGGTGGAGCGGAcggaggacgaggaggaggaggaggagaggcgGGAGGAAGCACCATCCCCACTGCTGCCAGGGGCTGAGGAGGGAATGGAGGTGCTGGCAGAGCCGGAGACATCAGGCACAGCTGTGGGGCCAGAGCCAGAGCATGATACTGTGGGGCAGGAAGAGGTGGCTGAGGCCACACAGCTGCGCttcaggaggaagaggagacagGGTAGGAAGCAGCTGGAGGTGGCTCTGGAGGAAG gggatggggagggagagttggaggaggaagaggagcaggaagaaaaagaggcaaaacagaGCCATGCTCAGAGGAAGCTGAAGGCATTTGGGCTGCAGGTCAAGCTCTTCTTCCTCACCAC GGCGCAGAACATGTACCAGCCGGTGCGCGGGTTCTTCCGGGACATCCTGCACACCCAGCAGCGCGCAGCCACTGACGTCTACGCCTTCATGTTCCTGGCCGATGTGGTTgacttcatcatcatcatcttcggCTTCTGGGCTTTCGGG AAACACTCAGCGGCCACCGACATCGCCTCCTCGCTGTCAGATGACCAAGTGCCAGAGGCGTTCCTGGTGATGCTGCTCATCCAGTTCACCACCATGGTCATCGACCGGGCGCTCTACCTCCGCAAGACTGTGCTGGGCAAGCTCATCTTCCAGGTCATCCTGGTCTTCAGCATCCATCTCTGGATGTTCTTCATCCTGCCGGCTGTCACCGAAAG GTTGTTCAGCCTCAACACGGTGGCCCAGCTGTGGTACTTTGTAAAGTGCATCTACTTCTCGCTCTCAGCCTACCAGATCCGCTGTGGCTACCCCACCCGCATCCTGGGCAACTTCCTCACCAAGAAATACAACCACCTCAACCTCTTCCTCTTCCAGGG GTTTCGCCTTGTGCCCTTCCTGGTGGAGCTGCGGGCCGTCATGGACTGGGTCTGGACGGACACCACACTGTCCCTCTCCAACTGGATGTGCGTGGAGGACATCTACGCCAATGTCTTCATCATCAAGTGCAGCCGTGAGACGGAGAAA AAATACCCCCAGCCCAAGgggcagaagaagaagaagatcgTGAAGTATGGCATGGGCGGTCTCATCATCCTCTTCCTCGTGGCCATCATCTGGTTCCCGTTGCTCTTCATGTCACTGGTGCGCTCTGTGGTGGGCGTCGTCAATCATCCCATAGACGTCACCGTCACCCTCAAACTTGGGGGGTATGAG CCACTGTTCACCACGAGTGCCCAGCAGCAATCCATCCAGCCCTTCACCCCCCATGACTACGAAGCCCTCACCCACCAGTTTGAGCAGCAACCG GTGGCCATGCAGTTCATCACGCTGTATGGCTATGAGGACATCGTGACCGCCCGCATTGAGGGCAGCTCAGGCGCGCTCTGGAGCATCAGCCCCCCGAGCCGGGAGCAGATGCGGCGGGAGCTGCAGAACGGATCGTCCGACATCACCATCCGCCTCACCTGGACCTTCCAGAG ggaCCTGGGCAAGGGGGGGACGGTGGAGCACACCTTCGACAAACATAGCACCGACCTGGAGCCTGGCGCACCTCAGCGCATGGAGCtggcccagctgctgcagggcaccCGCAACACCCCTGT GCAAGTACCCAAACTCTTCCCCAAATACATCCGCGCACCTAATGGCCCTGAAGCCCCCCCAGtcaagcagctgctgccag ACGGGGAGGACAGTTACCTAGACGTGGAGGTGCAGCTGAAACGGGAGCGCATGGGCCCCGGCCGAGGGGGCAACAGCTTCTTGGAGTGGTGGGTGGTGCGGCTGAAGGAAGCCCCCCCTGATGACGGCCACATCCTCCCCATGGTCATTTTCAATGATAAAGTCAGCCCCCCCAGCCTGGGTTTCTTGGCTGGTTACGG GATCATGGGGCTGTATGTCTCCATCGTGCTGGTGATCGGGAAGTTCGTGCGGGGTTTCTTCAGTGAGATCTCGCACTCCATCATGTTCGAGGAGCTGCCCTGCGTGGATCGGATCCTCAAACTGTGCCAGGACATCTTCCTGGTGCGTGAGACGGGcgagctggagctggaggaagagctCTACGCCAAGCTCATCTTCCTCTACCGTTCCCCCGAGACCATGATCAAGTGGACACGGGAGAAGGAATAA